The genome window CCTGCGTATCGCATGTTAGGTCGAAGCAAGTTCGTGTTATGGCCTGCGGAATTCCTCCATCCAGAAAAAAGATGCTGTGCATTTTTATATCTAACGCCGACGTTTTCTGTACATATTCCACTGAGTCCAGCAGCCTTAGCTTGGGCTGATCTCTGGCGGAAGCCATCGTGGTTGATGGTGTTCCGGGCTGCTTGGTACCGATTATGTTGCCGCGCCAAGGCTTTCAACGTGCCATGAGAGGCCAGGGCAGAAAGGCCACGGCTCGCCCTATAGGAATTGATGAGGGTTAGCGTTTGGGGACCAAAATCTGCTGTCGCAGCTAACGGCTGAGTCGTAGCCGCACCTGAAACCAAAACCGCAATTGCGATTGTCTGTAGGATTTTCATTGTCGGATTTCCCCAGCTTACCACCCGCCACGGTTCGCCCCTTGGAAGGCTTTTTTCTAGCACAAAGCCCGAAGGCTTTCAGTTGAGGGACTACCTTAAACTCGATAAATCCGGCGACAGGGAGGCAAAAAAGACAATTCTTCACCGGCGTAAATTTTAACATCCCGTGTTGACATGATAACGGTCAGCACATTGGGCCACATTTTTGCGCCATACGGTCCTCGATAATTGCTATAAAATGCAGCAAAAACAAATAAATCGCACTGCCCTCGGAAGCCACCCGACAGTACCATCACAAAATCCGTCCTCGCCTCGTTTGGAAGTTTCATTATCACCGCACTTTGGGCCACATAATACGCCACAAGAATGGTGCGCTAAACGGAAACCTTCAATCTTATCAATGGTGCGGTAAAACGGGTGGTGCGTCTCGACCGCACCATTCTCCCCTCTATATGTCGTTGCATCTATCGCACCTTGGTCATGGACCAGGTCGCAATATATCACACGACGACTCCGTGTCAGAATAGGTCGCGGGGAAGAAACTCAATGCAGGGCACCCGGGCTAAGATCACCCGAAATAAAGGGAACCTGGTTCATTGGCCTCACATGACGATCCGCTTCTGCAGCCCTATCAGCTCAAACATCTGCGGCTCAAGAACCGCATCATGTCGACCAGCCACGAGCCTGCCTATTCCGAAGACGGCATGCCGAAGGAGCGCTACCGGCTCTATCACGCCGAAAAGGCCAAGGGCGGTATGGCGTTGACCATGACTGCGGGTTCCGCGGTGGTTTCGCGCGAGTCGCCGCCCGCTTTCGGCAATCTTCATGCCTATAAGGACGAGATCGTGCCATGGCTGCGCGAACTCACGGATGATTGCCACGAGCATGGTGCCGCCGTCATGATCCAGCTAACGCATCTTGGCCGCCGCACCAGCTGGAACAAGGCGGACTGGCTGCCGGTCGTTTCGGCTTCGCCCGTGCGGGAGCCGGCACATCGCGCCTTCCCGAAGGAAGCGGAAGAGTGGGATCTTGAGCGGATCATCGCTGACTATGCCTCGGCTGCCCAGCGCATGCAGGCGGCGGGGCTCGATGGTATCGAAATCGAAGCCTACGGCCATCTGATGGACGGTTTCTGGTCGCCTGCGACCAACCGGCGCGAAGACGAATATGGCGGGTCGCTCGATAATCGCCTGCGCTTCACCTGGGCGGTGATCGATGCTGTGCGCAAATTG of Phyllobacterium zundukense contains these proteins:
- a CDS encoding CAP domain-containing protein, translated to MKILQTIAIAVLVSGAATTQPLAATADFGPQTLTLINSYRASRGLSALASHGTLKALARQHNRYQAARNTINHDGFRQRSAQAKAAGLSGICTENVGVRYKNAQHLFSGWRNSAGHNTNLLRPNMRYAGVSVVGAYATFFACG